A stretch of Camelina sativa cultivar DH55 chromosome 18, Cs, whole genome shotgun sequence DNA encodes these proteins:
- the LOC104762028 gene encoding subtilisin-like protease SBT4.4 has protein sequence MAKRKVFFCLFSSLLVLFLRSVSAEDDHEDKQVYIVYLGALPSREDYTPMSDHMSILQEVTGESSIENRMVRSYKRSFNGFAARLTESERNILAGMERVVSVFPSRKLKLQTTSSWNFMGLKESRKTRRNPSIESDTIIGVIDTGIYPESDSFSDQGFGPPPKKWKGTCAGGKNFTCNNKIIGARDYMSKSKKNTSARDYFGHGTHAASTAAGNAVANTNFYGLGNGTARGGVPAARIAVYRVCDDKGCDGEAMLSAFDDAIADGVDVITISIVLDNIPTFNQDPIAIGGFHAMAKGILTVNAAGNDGPKISTVTSTAPWVFSVAASVTNRAFLAKVVLGDGKILVGRSVNTYDLNGTKYPLVYGKSAALSTCSLDKARLCEPKCLDRKLVKGKIVLCDSREGPIEAQKLGAVGSIVKNSEPDHAFIRSFPVSFLSSDDYKSLLSYINSTKHPKATILKSEEISNQTAPLVVSFSSRGPSTIVSDILKPDITAPGVEILAAYSPDSSPTESELDTRHVKFSVMSGTSMACPHVAGVAAYVKTFHPKWSPSMIQSAIMTTAWPMNASGPGFVSTEFAYGSGHVNPIAAINPGLVYELTTADYIAFLCGLNYTIEDLRIISGDNITCTKELSKTLSRNLNYPTMSAKVSGTRPFNVTFQRTVTNVGMKNSTYKAKVVTSPGSKLRIKVLPPVLSMKSMNEKKSFMVKISGDRIGTQQPVSANLIWFDGTHNVRSPIVVYAMS, from the exons ATGGCGAAAAGAAAAGTATTCTTTTGCCTCTTCTCAAGTCTCCTCGTCTTGTTTCTGAGGTCAGTCTCCGCAGAGGATGATCATGAAGATAAGCAg GTATATATCGTTTACTTGGGAGCACTTCCGTCTCGAGAGGATTACACACCAATGTCCGATCACATGAGTATTCTTCAAGAAGTCACCGGAGAGAG TTCGATCGAGAATCGCATGGTGAGAAGCTACAAAAGGAGTTTCAATGGGTTTGCAGCAAGACTCACTGAATCCGAACGAAACATATTAGCCG GAATGGAGAGAGTTGTGTCGGTGTTCCCAAGCAGAAAACTGAAACTCCAAACAACGTCTTCTTGGAACTTCATGGGTCTCAAGGAAAGCAGGAAGACTAGGCGAAACCCTAGCATTGAGAGCGATACCATTATCGGAGTCATCGACACTGGAATCTATCCTGAATCTGATAGCTTTTCTGACCAAGGATTTGGTCCTCCTCCCAAGAAATGGAAAGGAACTTGTGCTGGCGGCAAAAACTTCACCTGCAACAA CAAGATCATTGGGGCAAGAGACTACATgtccaaatctaaaaaaaatacatcagcAAGAGACTACTTTGGACACGGCACACACGCGGCGTCAACGGCTGCCGGAAACGCTGTCGCAAACACAAACTTCTACGGACTTGGAAACGGAACCGCGAGAGGTGGCGTTCCAGCCGCTCGAATCGCCGTTTACAGAGTCTGCGATGATAAAGGTTGCGACGGAGAAGCAATGTTGTCTGCGTTTGACGACGCAATCGCTGACGGTGTGGATGTTATAACAATCTCCATCGTCCTTGATAATATTCCAACGTTCAACCAAGATCCGATTGCGATCGGGGGCTTTCACGCTATGGCTAAAGGGATTCTCACTGTGAATGCAGCGGGTAACGACGGTCCAAAAATCAGCACAGTCACGAGCACTGCACCTTGGGTGTTTAGCGTTGCGGCTAGCGTAACTAACCGTGCGTTTTTGGCTAAAGTTGTTCTTGGAGACGGCAAGATACTTGTT GGGAGATCAGTGAATACTTATGATCTGAATGGAACCAAGTATCCTCTGGTTTACGGGAAATCTGCTGCTTTGAGTACATGTAGCCTAGATAAGGCTAG GTTATGTGAACCAAAGTGTCTAGATCGAAAACTCGTTAAAGGGAAGATTGTGTTGTGTGATTCTAGGGAAGGTCCAATAGAAGCTCAAAAACTGGGAGCTGTTGGATCGATAGTTAAGAATTCTGAACCAGACCACGCCTTTATTCGCTCTTTTCCAGTCTCTTTTTTATCCAGTGATGACTACAAATCTCTCCTCTCTTACATTAACTCCACAAA ACATCCAAAAGCGACTATTCTTAAAAGTGAGGAAATCTCTAATCAAACAGCTCCACTCGTTGTTTCATTCTCTTCTCGTGGTCCAAGCACCATCGTTTCAGATATTCTCAAG CCAGATATAACCGCACCAGGAGTGGAGATACTTGCTGCATATTCACCTGACAGTTCACCAACTGAAAGCGAGCTCGACACTAGACATGTGAAATTCTCTGTCATGTCTGGAACTTCAATGGCTTGTCCACACGTTGCAGGCGTGGCAGCCTACGTCAAGACGTTTCATCCTAAATGGTCTCCTTCCATGATCCAATCTGCCATCATGACAACAG CTTGGCCAATGAATGCTTCTGGTCCTGGCTTTGTGTCAACTGAGTTTGCTTATGGATCTGGCCATGTGAACCCAATAGCTGCTATTAATCCTGGACTCGTCTATGAATTGACCACAGCAGACTACATCGCTTTTCTCTGTGGTTTAAACTACACGATTGAGGACTTACGAATCATCTCTGGAGACAACATCACTTGCACGAAAGAACTTTCCAAGACATTATCAAGAAACCTGAACTACCCTACCATGTCAGCTAAAGTATCCGGAACACGACCCTTCAACGTAACTTTCCAGAGAACTGTCACTAACGTTGGTATGAAAAACTCTACATACAAAGCAAAGGTAGTCACAAGTCCTGGTTCTAAACTCCGCATCAAAGTTTTGCCGCCTGTTTTGTCTATGAAGTCGATGAATGAGAAGAAGTCTTTCATGGTGAAAATTTCAGGCGATAGAATCGGAACACAACAACCTGTGTCTGCAAATCTAATTTGGTTTGATGGCACTCATAATGTAAGAAGCCCCATAGTTGTTTATGCTATGAGCTAA
- the LOC104762029 gene encoding subtilisin-like protease SBT4.12, which produces MANLAASSCLLSCLLVLFLSSVSAVADEDKQVYIVYMGSLSSRADYMPTSDHMNILQEIIGESSMEGRLVRSYKRSFNGFAARLTESERIRVAEMEGVVSVFPNKMLQLQTTTSWDFMGLKEGKRTKRNPTVESDTIIGVIDSGITPESQSFSGRGFGPPPKKWKGVCSGGKNFTCNNKLIGARDYTTEGPRDISGHGTHTASTAAGNAVVDTSFFGIGNGTVRGGVPASRIAAYKVCTDTGCSSEALLAAFDDAIADGVDLITISIGFKFASMFEDDPIAIGAFHAMDKGILTVSSAGNSGPNPNTVSHVAPWILTVAASTTNRGFITKVGLGNGKTLVGKSVNAFDMKRKKYPLVYGKSAASSGCSAKNSRLCAPSCLNQSRVKGKILVCDGPSGFKIAKSVGAIAIISKTPRPDVAFTHHLPASGLNAKDMKSLVSYIESEDSPRAAVLKTETIFNQTSPVIASFSSRGPNTIAVDILKPDVTAPGVEILAAFSPDGEPSEDDTRHVKYSVFSGTSMSCPHVAGVAAYVKTFHPKWSPSMIQSAIMTTAWDVKARGRGIASTEFSYGAGHVDPIAALNPGLVYELDKADHIAFLCGMNCTSKTLKIISGDNVKCSRKNKILPRNFNYPSMSAKLSGSASTFTVTFNRTLTNVGTPNSTYKSKVVAGHGSKLSVKVTPSVLYFKTVNEKQSFTVTVTGRDLDSEVPSSANLIWFDGTHKVRSPIVVYEMIVDES; this is translated from the exons ATGGCTAATCTAGCAGCTTCCTCTTGCCTCCTCTCATGTCTCCTTGTTTTGTTCTTAAGTTCAGTCTCAGCAGTCGCTGATGAAGATAAACAG GTGTATATAGTCTACATGGGTTCACTTTCCTCTCGAGCGGACTATATGCCAACGTCCGATCACATGAATATTCTTCAAGAGATCATCGGAGAAAG TTCGATGGAAGGACGTTTGGTGAGAAGTTACAAGAGGAGTTTCAACGGTTTCGCAGCCAGGCTCACTGAGTCAGAACGTATAAGAGTTGCCG AAATGGAGGGAGTTGTGTCAGTGTTCCCAAACAAGATGTTACAACTCCAAACGACCACGTCTTGGGACTTCATGGGCTTAAAGGAaggaaaaagaacaaagaggaaCCCTACCGTGGAAAGTGATACCATTATTGGAGTTATCGACAGTGGGATCACGCCGGAATCTCAGAGTTTTTCCGGCAGAGGCTTTGGTCCTCCTCCAAAGAAATGGAAAGGTGTTTGTTCCGGCGGCAAAAACTTCACCTGCAACAA TAAGTTGATTGGGGCAAGAGACTACACAACCGAAGGTCCTAGGGACATTTCAGGCCATGGTACACACACGGCTTCCACAGCGGCTGGAAATGCAGTCGTGGACACGAGTTTCTTTGGAATCGGCAATGGAACAGTAAGAGGTGGCGTTCCGGCCTCTAGAATCGCCGCTTACAAAGTCTGCACCGATACAGGGTGTAGCTCGGAAGCTCTTCTGGCTGCGTTCGATGACGCGATTGCTGACGGTGTGGACCTCATCACCATCTCTATTGGGTTTAAATTCGCGTCCATGTTCGAAGATGACCCGATCGCGATCGGAGCTTTTCACGCTATGGATAAAGGTATTCTCACTGTAAGTTCTGCGGGTAATAGCGGTCCAAATCCCAACACAGTCTCGCATGTTGCGCCATGGATCTTGACCGTTGCAGCCAGCACCACCAACCGTGGGTTTATCACCAAAGTTGGTCTTGGAAACGGCAAAACACTTGTC GGGAAGTCAGTGAATGCTTTCgatatgaaaagaaagaagtacCCTCTAGTGTACGGTAAATCTGCAGCTTCCTCTGGTTGTTCCGCAAAAAA ttccaggCTTTGTGCGCCATCGTGTCTAAACCAAAGTCGTGTGAAGGGAAAGATCTTAGTGTGTGATGGTCCGAGTGGTTTCAAGATAGCTAAATCAGTTGGAGCTATTGCAATCATTTCTAAAACCCCTAGACCAGACGTTGCATTCACTCACCATTTACCTGCCTCTGGTTTAAATGCAAAAGACATGAAGTCTCTCGTCTCTTACATTGAGTCCGAAGA TTCTCCACGAGCGGCTGTTCTAAAAACGGAAACAATCTTTAATCAGACATCTCCTGTTATCGCTTCCTTCTCTTCTCGCGGTCCAAACACCATCGCTGTTGATATTCTCAAG CCGGATGTAACAGCACCAGGAGTGGAGATCCTTGCTGCATTTTCACCTGATGGTGAACCGTCCGAAGATGACACCAGACATGTGAAGTACTCTGTTTTCTCTGGAACTTCAATGTCCTGTCCGCACGTTGCAGGTGTGGCTGCGTATGTCAAGACGTTTCACCCTAAATGGTCTCCTTCCATGATTCAATCTGCCATCATGACAACTG CTTGGGACGTAAAGGCTAGGGGACGTGGCATCGCATCGACCGAGTTTTCTTATGGAGCTGGCCATGTCGACCCGATAGCCGCTTTAAATCCTGGACTTGTCTATGAATTAGACAAAGCTGACCACATAGCCTTCCTCTGTGGCATGAACTGCACTTCGAAGACCCTTAAAATCATCTCGGGTGATAACGTCAAGTGCtccagaaaaaacaaaatcttgccCAGAAACTTTAACTACCCTTCAATGTCGGCTAAATTGTCAGGATCCGCTAGCACCTTCACTGTGACTTTCAACAGAACCTTGACCAATGTCGGCACGCCAAACTCAACATACAAATCAAAGGTCGTCGCAGGTCACGGATCTAAGCTTAGCGTCAAGGTCACGCCTAGTGTTCTGTATTTTAAGACAGTGAACGAGAAACAATCTTTTACGGTCACTGTTACAGGCAGGGACCTCGACTCGGAAGTCCCTTCGTCCGCAAATCTAATTTGGTTTGACGGTACACATAAAGTGAGAAGTCCCATTGTTGTTTACGAAATGATTGTTGATGAGTCATGA
- the LOC104763573 gene encoding subtilisin-like protease SBT4.4, which translates to MNKFAVFLCLFMFLMVTSSQTNQGERKVYIVYQGALPPNSDYDTVICRHYSLLHSVLGESYDPSLIVRHYARSINGFAALLTEEESKKLSAMPKVVSVFPNRKLILHKDIDADSVIDLGLKTQQNLAPL; encoded by the exons atgaataaattCGCCGTgttcttgtgtttgtttatgttcttgatgGTTACCTCCTCGCAAACCAATCAAGGTGAAAGAAAG GTCTACATCGTTTACCAAGGAGCATTGCCGCCAAACAGCGACTACGACACTGTTATATGTCGCCATTACTCATTGCTTCATAGTGTCCTCGGAGAAAG tTACGACCCGAGCCTAATTGTCAGACACTACGCGAGGAGCATTAATGGATTCGCCGCGTTGCTCACTGAGGAGGAAAGCAAGAAGCTCTCAG CGATGCCCAAAGTTGTTTCGGTATTCCCGAACCGGAAGCTAATACTCCACAAGGACATAGACGCGGACAGTGTCATTGACTTGGGACTCAAGACTCAACAAAATTTGGCTCCCTTGTGA
- the LOC104762033 gene encoding uncharacterized protein LOC104762033, with product MDGKGRVGSSTSSSFTAELFGSKDPSPPSSSSGIFSSIFPHPSKGVARDGSNSKHDSQAQRRESSTGEDRVEPCHLSSSLYYGGQDVYSRSTTNQTYPAAKNERRRNGEDDANGQNSQDVSRGNWWQGSLYY from the exons ATGGACGGTAAAGGACGAGTCGGatcatcaacttcttcctctttcacCGCCGAACTCTTCGGCTCCAAAGATCCTTCGCcgccatcttcttcctctggcaTCTTCTCCTCCATATTCCCTCATCCATCCAAG GGTGTTGCTAGAGATGGTTCAAATTCCAAACATGACTCACAAG CTCAACGTAGAGAATCTTCGACTGGAGAAGATAGAGTTGAGCCATGTCATCTAAGCTCTTCTCTTTACTACGGTGGTCAAGACGTATACTCTCGATCCACCACCAACCAAACTTACCCTGCA GCCAAAAATGAGCGTAGAAGAAACGGAGAAGACGATGCTAATGGACAGAACTCACAAGATGTTTCAAGAGGAAACTGGTGGCAAGGTTCCCTTTATTACTAA
- the LOC104762027 gene encoding subtilisin-like protease SBT4.13 isoform X2: MAKVAASSCLLSCLLVLFLSSVSAVTDVDKQVYIVYMGSLPSRADYSPIAHHMSILQEVTGESSIQGRLVRSYQRSFNGFAARLTESERERVADMEGVVSVFPNKKLQLHTTTSWDFMGLKEGTRTKRNPTVESDTIIGVLDSGITPESQSFSDEGFGPPPEKWKGVCSGGKNFTCNNKLIGARDYTSEGARDTDGHGTHTSSTAAGKAVVDTSFFGIGNGTVRGGVPASRIAAYKVCNELGCYPDALLDAFGDAIADGVDLISISIGGDETASMFEFDSIAIGAFHAMAKGILTVNSGGNSGPNPTSVSSVAPWILTVAASTTNRGFVTKVVLGNGKTLVGKSVNSFDMKGKKYPLVYGKSAASATCDAAAAELCKEACLDKSRVNGKILVCGGRDGLKIAESVGASGIIFRNPRPDVAHVHPLPASGLLTEDFESLVTYLESTNSPQATILKTETIFNRTSPVIASFSSRGPNTIAVDILKPDITAPGVEILAAYSPDGAPSKNDIRHVKYSVLSGTSMSCPHVAGVAAYVKTFNPKWSPSMIQSAIMTTAWPVNATGTGIASTEFAYGAGHVDPIAAVNPGLVYELDKADHIAFLCGMNYTSEDLKVICGETVTCLEEKEILPRNLNYPSMSAKLSGSDSNFTVTFNRTLTNVGTPSSTYTSKVVAGHGSELSVKVTPSVLSFKTVNEKQSFEVTVTGNDVDSEVPSSANLIWSDGIHNVRSPIVVYSYTNDEY; the protein is encoded by the exons atggcgAAAGTAGCAGCTTCATCTTGCCTTCTCTCATGTCTCCTTGTCCTGTTCTTGAGTTCAGTCTCAGCAGTCACGGATGTAGATAAACAG GTGTATATCGTCTACATGGGTTCACTCCCTTCTCGAGCGGACTACTCACCAATTGCGCATCACATGAGTATTCTTCAAGAGGTCACCGGAGAAAG TTCGATCCAAGGACGTTTGGTGAGAAGCTACCAGAGAAGTTTCAACGGTTTCGCGGCCAGGCTCACTGAGTCAGAGCGGGAGCGAGTAGCCG ATATGGAGGGAGTTGTCTCTGTGTTCCCAAACAAAAAGTTACAACTCCATACGACGACGTCTTGGGACTTCATGGGGTTAAAGGAAGGGACAAGGACAAAGAGGAACCCTACAGTGGAAAGTGACACCATTATCGGAGTTCTCGACAGTGGGATTACCCCGGAATCTCAGAGCTTTTCGGACGAAGGCTTTGGTCCTCCTCCTGAGAAATGGAAAGGTGTTTGTTCCGGTGGCAAGAACTTCACATGCAACAA cAAGTTGATTGGGGCAAGAGACTATACAAGCGAAGGCGCTAGGGACACGGATGGCCATGGTACACACACATCGTCCACGGCGGCTGGAAAAGCAGTTGTGGACACAAGCTTCTTTGGAATCGGCAACGGTACCGTTAGAGGTGGCGTTCCAGCCTCAAGAATCGCCGCATACAAAGTCTGCAACGAGTTAGGGTGTTACCCGGATGCTCTATTGGATGCGTTTGGTGACGCGATTGCTGACGGTGTAGACCTCATCAGCATCTCTATTGGGGGGGATGAAACTGCGTCCATGTTTGAATTTGACTCAATTGCGATTGGGGCTTTTCACGCTATGGCCAAAGGGATTCTCACTGTGAATTCTGGGGGTAACAGCGGTCCAAACCCGACCTCAGTGTCGAGTGTAGCGCCATGGATCTTGACCGTTGCAGCCAGTACCACGAATCGTGGGTTTGTCACCAAAGTGGTTCTCGGAAACGGCAAGACACTTGTC GGGAAGTCAGTGAACTCTTTCGATATGAAAGGAAAGAAGTACCCTCTTGTGTACGGAAAATCTGCGGCTTCCGCTACCTGCGACGCAGCAGCCGCAGA GCTTTGTAAGGAAGCCTGTCTAGACAAATCCCGTGTGAATGGGAAGATCTTAGTGTGTGGTGGTCGAGATGGTTTGAAGATAGCTGAATCAGTTGGAGCCTCTGGAATCATTTTTAGAAACCCTAGACCAGACGTCGCCCACGTCCACCCTTTGCCTGCATCTGGTTTACTAACAGAAGACTTTGAGTCTCTCGTCACTTACCTTGAGTCCACAAA TTCTCCACAAGCAACTATTCTAAAAACTGAAACCATCTTCAATCGAACATCCCCTGTTATTGCTTCCTTCTCTTCTCGCGGTCCCAACACCATTGCTGTTGATATTCTCaag CCGGATATAACAGCGCCGGGAGTGGAGATCCTCGCTGCATATTCGCCTGATGGTGCACCGTCTAAAAATGACATCAGACATGTGAAGTACTCTGTTCTCTCCGGAACTTCAATGTCTTGTCCACACGTTGCAGGCGTGGCTGCGTATGTCAAAACGTTTAACCCTAAGTGGTCTCCTTCCATGATTCAATCTGCTATCATGACAACTG CTTGGCCGGTAAATGCTACTGGAACTGGCATCGCATCGACTGAGTTTGCTTATGGAGCTGGACATGTCGACCCGATAGCTGCTGTAAATCCTGGACTCGTCTATGAATTGGACAAAGCAGACCACATCGCGTTTCTCTGCGGTATGAACTATACTTCGGAAGACCTGAAAGTCATCTGCGGCGAAACCGTCACTTGCttagaagaaaaggaaatcttACCAAGAAACCTCAACTATCCTTCAATGTCGGCCAAGTTGTCGGGATCTGATAGCAACTTCACTGTTACTTTCAACAGAACTTTGACTAACGTCGGTACACCAAGTTCTACCTACACATCAAAGGTAGTAGCGGGTCACGGATCTGAACTCAGCGTCAAGGTCACGCCTAGTGTTCTGTCTTTTAAAACAGTGAATGAGAAGCAATCTTTTGAGGTCACTGTTACAGGCAACGATGTCGACTCTGAAGTGCCTTCATCTGCAAATCTAATCTGGTCTGACGGTATTCATAACGTGAGAAGTCCCATCGTTGTTTACAGTTACACTAATGACGAGTACTga
- the LOC104762027 gene encoding subtilisin-like protease SBT4.13 isoform X1: MAKVAASSCLLSCLLVLFLSSVSAVTDVDKQVYIVYMGSLPSRADYSPIAHHMSILQEVTGESSIQGRLVRSYQRSFNGFAARLTESERERVADMEGVVSVFPNKKLQLHTTTSWDFMGLKEGTRTKRNPTVESDTIIGVLDSGITPESQSFSDEGFGPPPEKWKGVCSGGKNFTCNNKLIGARDYTSEGARDTDGHGTHTSSTAAGKAVVDTSFFGIGNGTVRGGVPASRIAAYKVCNELGCYPDALLDAFGDAIADGVDLISISIGGDETASMFEFDSIAIGAFHAMAKGILTVNSGGNSGPNPTSVSSVAPWILTVAASTTNRGFVTKVVLGNGKTLVGKSVNSFDMKGKKYPLVYGKSAASATCDAAAAESIFRLCKEACLDKSRVNGKILVCGGRDGLKIAESVGASGIIFRNPRPDVAHVHPLPASGLLTEDFESLVTYLESTNSPQATILKTETIFNRTSPVIASFSSRGPNTIAVDILKPDITAPGVEILAAYSPDGAPSKNDIRHVKYSVLSGTSMSCPHVAGVAAYVKTFNPKWSPSMIQSAIMTTAWPVNATGTGIASTEFAYGAGHVDPIAAVNPGLVYELDKADHIAFLCGMNYTSEDLKVICGETVTCLEEKEILPRNLNYPSMSAKLSGSDSNFTVTFNRTLTNVGTPSSTYTSKVVAGHGSELSVKVTPSVLSFKTVNEKQSFEVTVTGNDVDSEVPSSANLIWSDGIHNVRSPIVVYSYTNDEY; encoded by the exons atggcgAAAGTAGCAGCTTCATCTTGCCTTCTCTCATGTCTCCTTGTCCTGTTCTTGAGTTCAGTCTCAGCAGTCACGGATGTAGATAAACAG GTGTATATCGTCTACATGGGTTCACTCCCTTCTCGAGCGGACTACTCACCAATTGCGCATCACATGAGTATTCTTCAAGAGGTCACCGGAGAAAG TTCGATCCAAGGACGTTTGGTGAGAAGCTACCAGAGAAGTTTCAACGGTTTCGCGGCCAGGCTCACTGAGTCAGAGCGGGAGCGAGTAGCCG ATATGGAGGGAGTTGTCTCTGTGTTCCCAAACAAAAAGTTACAACTCCATACGACGACGTCTTGGGACTTCATGGGGTTAAAGGAAGGGACAAGGACAAAGAGGAACCCTACAGTGGAAAGTGACACCATTATCGGAGTTCTCGACAGTGGGATTACCCCGGAATCTCAGAGCTTTTCGGACGAAGGCTTTGGTCCTCCTCCTGAGAAATGGAAAGGTGTTTGTTCCGGTGGCAAGAACTTCACATGCAACAA cAAGTTGATTGGGGCAAGAGACTATACAAGCGAAGGCGCTAGGGACACGGATGGCCATGGTACACACACATCGTCCACGGCGGCTGGAAAAGCAGTTGTGGACACAAGCTTCTTTGGAATCGGCAACGGTACCGTTAGAGGTGGCGTTCCAGCCTCAAGAATCGCCGCATACAAAGTCTGCAACGAGTTAGGGTGTTACCCGGATGCTCTATTGGATGCGTTTGGTGACGCGATTGCTGACGGTGTAGACCTCATCAGCATCTCTATTGGGGGGGATGAAACTGCGTCCATGTTTGAATTTGACTCAATTGCGATTGGGGCTTTTCACGCTATGGCCAAAGGGATTCTCACTGTGAATTCTGGGGGTAACAGCGGTCCAAACCCGACCTCAGTGTCGAGTGTAGCGCCATGGATCTTGACCGTTGCAGCCAGTACCACGAATCGTGGGTTTGTCACCAAAGTGGTTCTCGGAAACGGCAAGACACTTGTC GGGAAGTCAGTGAACTCTTTCGATATGAAAGGAAAGAAGTACCCTCTTGTGTACGGAAAATCTGCGGCTTCCGCTACCTGCGACGCAGCAGCCGCAGA ATCCATTTTCAGGCTTTGTAAGGAAGCCTGTCTAGACAAATCCCGTGTGAATGGGAAGATCTTAGTGTGTGGTGGTCGAGATGGTTTGAAGATAGCTGAATCAGTTGGAGCCTCTGGAATCATTTTTAGAAACCCTAGACCAGACGTCGCCCACGTCCACCCTTTGCCTGCATCTGGTTTACTAACAGAAGACTTTGAGTCTCTCGTCACTTACCTTGAGTCCACAAA TTCTCCACAAGCAACTATTCTAAAAACTGAAACCATCTTCAATCGAACATCCCCTGTTATTGCTTCCTTCTCTTCTCGCGGTCCCAACACCATTGCTGTTGATATTCTCaag CCGGATATAACAGCGCCGGGAGTGGAGATCCTCGCTGCATATTCGCCTGATGGTGCACCGTCTAAAAATGACATCAGACATGTGAAGTACTCTGTTCTCTCCGGAACTTCAATGTCTTGTCCACACGTTGCAGGCGTGGCTGCGTATGTCAAAACGTTTAACCCTAAGTGGTCTCCTTCCATGATTCAATCTGCTATCATGACAACTG CTTGGCCGGTAAATGCTACTGGAACTGGCATCGCATCGACTGAGTTTGCTTATGGAGCTGGACATGTCGACCCGATAGCTGCTGTAAATCCTGGACTCGTCTATGAATTGGACAAAGCAGACCACATCGCGTTTCTCTGCGGTATGAACTATACTTCGGAAGACCTGAAAGTCATCTGCGGCGAAACCGTCACTTGCttagaagaaaaggaaatcttACCAAGAAACCTCAACTATCCTTCAATGTCGGCCAAGTTGTCGGGATCTGATAGCAACTTCACTGTTACTTTCAACAGAACTTTGACTAACGTCGGTACACCAAGTTCTACCTACACATCAAAGGTAGTAGCGGGTCACGGATCTGAACTCAGCGTCAAGGTCACGCCTAGTGTTCTGTCTTTTAAAACAGTGAATGAGAAGCAATCTTTTGAGGTCACTGTTACAGGCAACGATGTCGACTCTGAAGTGCCTTCATCTGCAAATCTAATCTGGTCTGACGGTATTCATAACGTGAGAAGTCCCATCGTTGTTTACAGTTACACTAATGACGAGTACTga